Proteins co-encoded in one Cytobacillus sp. NJ13 genomic window:
- the spoVID gene encoding stage VI sporulation protein D gives MSQGNPSCLRFSLEESVWFQKGQEVSDLISISLDPNITIQESDQYVTIQGALELAGEYRRSEEEASKEEQEDLAVTKFVQTVEERGEGVCEFKHYFPVDITIPNNRIQSIYDIDVSVESFDYVLPERSCMKLTANLTITGLYGDQQHVPVQEWEDEAEAETKAETETEELEPLYRSSAVAEETEEEEIIQQEWPSYQQEEQEEEEEREEQVSAGAEEDIREEGPQVEHSETDEVYIPFEAEARKQPEVEEQEVIKPSVPAALEVKQEQPEEEQTPKTAPEISFSSQRNEEEAPPTAQEIYQMTEASESDSPSFEKKPVQAAAQVTHEETEESSSSSEQEAKKKKLSKKKSMSLTEFFARKEETEEHVKLKVCIVQNGDTIDAIAERYEIPAQQLLRVNHLEINQDIYEGQVLYIPVAVAH, from the coding sequence TTGTCTCAGGGGAATCCATCGTGCTTACGATTTTCTTTAGAAGAATCAGTATGGTTTCAAAAAGGACAGGAAGTATCGGACCTGATTTCCATCTCGTTAGACCCCAATATAACAATTCAGGAAAGCGATCAATATGTAACAATCCAGGGAGCACTTGAATTGGCAGGTGAGTATAGACGCAGCGAAGAAGAAGCATCTAAGGAAGAACAAGAGGATTTGGCAGTCACCAAATTCGTTCAGACAGTTGAAGAAAGAGGAGAAGGAGTTTGTGAATTCAAACACTATTTTCCTGTCGATATCACTATTCCGAATAATAGAATCCAAAGCATCTACGATATTGACGTTTCGGTAGAGTCCTTCGATTATGTTCTGCCGGAACGAAGCTGTATGAAATTGACAGCTAATTTAACCATAACCGGATTGTATGGTGATCAGCAGCATGTTCCTGTTCAAGAATGGGAGGATGAAGCTGAAGCTGAAACTAAAGCTGAAACGGAAACGGAAGAATTAGAGCCTCTGTACAGATCTTCTGCAGTGGCAGAGGAGACAGAGGAAGAAGAAATAATTCAGCAGGAATGGCCTTCTTATCAGCAAGAAGAACAGGAGGAAGAGGAAGAAAGGGAGGAACAGGTATCCGCTGGCGCCGAGGAAGATATACGGGAAGAGGGGCCGCAGGTAGAGCATTCAGAAACAGATGAGGTTTATATTCCATTTGAGGCGGAAGCAAGAAAGCAGCCTGAAGTGGAAGAACAGGAAGTCATTAAACCGTCAGTGCCGGCAGCGCTCGAAGTAAAACAAGAGCAGCCAGAAGAGGAACAGACGCCGAAAACTGCACCGGAAATATCTTTTTCTTCTCAGCGCAATGAGGAGGAAGCACCGCCAACCGCACAGGAAATCTATCAAATGACGGAAGCATCCGAATCAGATAGTCCTTCTTTTGAAAAGAAACCAGTTCAGGCGGCTGCGCAAGTTACTCATGAGGAAACAGAGGAATCATCATCCTCTTCAGAACAGGAAGCTAAGAAGAAGAAACTCTCCAAGAAGAAAAGCATGTCGTTAACAGAGTTCTTTGCCCGTAAGGAAGAGACAGAAGAACATGTTAAACTCAAGGTTTGCATTGTGCAGAACGGCGACACAATTGATGCCATTGCTGAAAGGTATGAGATACCAGCACAGCAGCTATTAAGGGTGAATCACCTTGAAATCAATCAGGATATTTATGAAGGGCAAGTGCTGTACATTCCTGTAGCGGTAGCCCATTAA
- the ysxE gene encoding spore coat protein YsxE, translating into MEEKNRLRKVSPILNHYSLEPHFVEEFGRVQKVYSSKGVFALKKIKPQHGADFIRHVQTLFQKGYNRIVPIYPTVDGRYAVLHQNELFYIMPWMPNEEKEDRFERHQQMLRELARLHTLSSREVPIKKDDRTEHYEKTLQEWEKEKEFLEGFIEACERKEYMSPFELMFSLYYHDVSQALKFSTNKFKDWYEKTKESDKARTVIIHGKVSTEHFLYDERGYGYFTNFENARQGSPLHDILPFLSRTLKTYPKRSEECVEWIYTYMKYFPFRDDEMLLFQSYFAHPSPIIRAAEQYYKGEGKRGERKAVQHLQRQYWLLKNIEYAVMRIDEIERQKQEAKAAAEAQAQEGAQS; encoded by the coding sequence GTGGAAGAAAAAAATCGGCTGCGGAAAGTCTCCCCTATTTTAAATCATTATTCATTAGAGCCGCATTTTGTAGAGGAGTTTGGGAGAGTTCAGAAGGTTTACAGTAGCAAAGGTGTGTTTGCTTTGAAGAAAATAAAGCCTCAGCATGGAGCGGATTTTATAAGGCATGTACAAACTCTCTTTCAAAAAGGCTATAACAGAATTGTCCCTATTTACCCGACGGTTGATGGAAGATATGCAGTGCTCCATCAGAATGAATTATTTTATATAATGCCCTGGATGCCCAATGAAGAAAAGGAGGACAGATTTGAGAGGCATCAGCAGATGCTGAGGGAACTGGCAAGACTGCACACATTGTCCTCGCGGGAAGTTCCTATAAAAAAGGATGACCGAACCGAACATTATGAAAAAACATTGCAGGAATGGGAGAAAGAAAAGGAATTTTTGGAGGGATTCATCGAAGCCTGCGAAAGAAAAGAGTATATGTCTCCTTTTGAACTAATGTTTTCCCTATATTATCACGACGTCAGCCAGGCATTGAAATTCTCCACAAACAAATTTAAAGATTGGTATGAAAAAACAAAAGAAAGTGACAAAGCACGAACGGTAATCATTCATGGTAAAGTTTCAACCGAACATTTTCTGTACGATGAAAGGGGATATGGGTACTTCACGAATTTTGAAAATGCTAGACAGGGGTCGCCGCTCCATGATATATTGCCGTTCTTATCAAGAACACTGAAAACTTATCCAAAAAGATCCGAAGAATGTGTAGAGTGGATTTACACTTATATGAAATACTTTCCATTCAGAGACGATGAGATGCTGCTGTTTCAAAGCTACTTTGCTCATCCGAGTCCTATTATCAGGGCTGCTGAACAATATTATAAAGGGGAAGGAAAAAGGGGAGAAAGAAAGGCTGTCCAGCATTTGCAAAGGCAGTATTGGCTTTTGAAAAATATTGAATATGCTGTAATGAGAATTGATGAGATCGAGAGGCAAAAACAAGAAGCTAAGGCAGCTGCCGAAGCTCAAGCGCAAGAAGGAGCCCAAAGCTAA
- a CDS encoding valine--tRNA ligase, with protein sequence MDNNELSMPTKYDPQGIEKGRYDWWLEGKFFEAKDDETKQPYTIVIPPPNVTGKLHLGHAWDTTLQDILTRMKRMQGYDVLWLPGMDHAGIATQAKVEEKLRNEGKSRYDLGREKFVEETWKWKEEYASHIRQQWSKLGLGLDYSRERFTLDEGLSKAVREVFVSLYNKGLIYRGEYIINWDPSTKTALSDIEVIYKDVQGAFYHMRYPLTDGSGHIEIATTRPETMLGDTAVAVHPEDDRYKHLIGKTVKLPITGREIPIVADDYVEMDFGSGAVKITPAHDPNDFEIGNRHNLERILVMNEDGTMNSRAGKYQGMDRFECRKQIVKDLQEEGVLFKIEEHMHSVGHSERSGAVVEPYLSTQWFVKMQPLANEAIALQTKEEKVNFVPERFEKTYLRWMENIRDWCISRQLWWGHRIPAWYHKETGEVFVGHEAPEDIENWEQDKDVLDTWFSSALWPFSTMGWPDTDSSDFKRYYPTAALVTGYDIIFFWVSRMIFQGLEFTGERPFQDVLIHGLVRDSQGRKMSKSLGNGVDPMDVIDQYGADSLRYFLSTGSSPGQDLRFSMEKVEATWNFANKIWNASRFALMNMDGLTYEEIDLSGEKSVADKWILTRLNETIETVTRLSDRYEFGEVGRVLYNFIWDDFCDWYIEMAKLPLYGEDEAAKKTTRSILAYVLDNTMRLLHPFMPFITEEIWQNLPHSGESITVAQWPAVNDEYTDNQAANEMKLLVEIIRTVRNSRAEVNTPMSKKIKMMVKAKDEEILGTLENNRAYIERFCNPEELVLAQNVETPDKAMTAVVTGAEIILPLKGLINIEEEVARLQKEWDKLNKEVERVQKKLSNEGFIKKAPEKVIEEEKAKEQDYSEKRAAVEARIKELKGE encoded by the coding sequence ATGGATAATAATGAATTATCAATGCCGACGAAATATGATCCTCAGGGGATTGAAAAAGGACGATATGATTGGTGGCTGGAAGGGAAGTTCTTTGAAGCAAAAGACGACGAAACTAAGCAGCCCTATACAATTGTGATTCCGCCTCCGAACGTAACAGGAAAGCTTCATCTTGGCCATGCATGGGATACGACCCTTCAGGATATCCTCACCCGGATGAAGCGTATGCAGGGATACGATGTTTTATGGCTTCCAGGCATGGACCATGCGGGTATTGCCACTCAGGCAAAGGTCGAAGAAAAGCTTCGCAATGAAGGCAAAAGCCGCTATGATTTAGGCCGTGAGAAGTTCGTAGAAGAAACTTGGAAATGGAAAGAGGAGTACGCCAGCCATATCCGCCAGCAATGGTCAAAGCTTGGATTAGGGCTTGATTACAGCCGTGAACGCTTCACCCTTGATGAAGGCTTATCAAAAGCTGTTAGAGAAGTTTTCGTTTCACTTTATAATAAAGGTTTGATTTATCGCGGTGAGTACATCATCAACTGGGATCCGTCTACGAAAACGGCCCTTTCTGATATCGAAGTTATTTATAAGGATGTTCAAGGTGCTTTCTACCATATGAGATATCCTCTGACAGATGGCTCAGGACATATCGAAATTGCCACTACACGCCCTGAAACGATGCTTGGCGATACAGCTGTAGCAGTACACCCGGAAGATGACCGCTATAAGCATTTAATCGGCAAAACGGTTAAACTGCCGATCACAGGACGAGAAATTCCGATTGTTGCAGATGATTATGTAGAAATGGATTTCGGGTCAGGCGCAGTAAAAATTACGCCGGCTCATGACCCAAATGATTTTGAAATAGGAAATCGCCACAATCTTGAAAGAATTCTTGTAATGAATGAAGACGGCACAATGAACAGCAGAGCCGGTAAATACCAAGGTATGGACCGCTTTGAATGCCGCAAGCAAATTGTGAAGGATCTTCAGGAAGAAGGAGTTCTTTTCAAAATTGAAGAACATATGCATTCTGTGGGCCATTCAGAGCGCAGCGGCGCAGTTGTTGAACCTTACCTTTCAACACAATGGTTTGTAAAAATGCAGCCTCTTGCTAATGAAGCCATCGCTCTTCAAACTAAAGAGGAAAAAGTAAACTTTGTTCCAGAGCGATTTGAAAAAACGTATCTGCGCTGGATGGAAAATATTCGTGACTGGTGTATTTCACGCCAGCTTTGGTGGGGCCACCGCATCCCGGCCTGGTACCACAAAGAGACAGGTGAGGTTTTCGTAGGGCACGAAGCACCTGAAGATATTGAAAACTGGGAGCAGGACAAAGATGTTTTGGATACCTGGTTCAGTTCAGCCCTATGGCCATTTTCAACAATGGGCTGGCCGGATACTGACTCAAGCGATTTCAAGAGATACTATCCGACTGCTGCTCTGGTAACTGGCTATGACATCATTTTCTTCTGGGTATCACGAATGATCTTCCAGGGTCTCGAATTTACAGGAGAGCGTCCATTCCAGGATGTATTAATTCATGGTCTTGTTCGTGACTCTCAAGGACGCAAGATGAGTAAGTCCCTTGGAAATGGCGTTGATCCAATGGATGTAATCGATCAGTATGGAGCTGATTCACTCCGTTATTTCCTTTCTACAGGAAGCTCACCGGGACAGGATCTGCGCTTCAGTATGGAAAAGGTTGAGGCAACATGGAACTTTGCCAATAAAATCTGGAACGCATCCCGCTTTGCATTAATGAACATGGATGGATTAACATACGAAGAAATTGATTTGAGCGGTGAAAAGTCTGTTGCTGACAAATGGATATTAACCCGTTTGAATGAAACAATTGAGACGGTTACAAGATTGTCTGACCGCTACGAATTTGGCGAGGTTGGCCGAGTGTTATATAACTTCATCTGGGATGACTTCTGTGATTGGTATATCGAAATGGCGAAGCTTCCGCTGTATGGAGAAGATGAAGCTGCCAAGAAAACAACCCGTTCCATCCTGGCATATGTTCTGGACAATACAATGCGTCTGCTGCATCCATTTATGCCATTTATCACGGAAGAAATTTGGCAGAACCTCCCTCATTCAGGTGAATCCATTACGGTTGCCCAGTGGCCGGCAGTAAACGATGAGTACACAGATAACCAGGCTGCAAATGAAATGAAGCTGCTTGTAGAAATCATTCGCACTGTCCGCAACAGCCGTGCTGAAGTGAACACGCCGATGAGCAAGAAAATTAAAATGATGGTTAAAGCTAAGGATGAGGAAATTCTGGGTACACTGGAAAATAACCGTGCCTATATTGAACGATTCTGTAATCCTGAAGAACTAGTGCTGGCTCAGAATGTTGAGACTCCTGATAAGGCGATGACAGCAGTTGTGACTGGGGCAGAAATTATTCTTCCGCTTAAAGGCCTGATTAACATTGAAGAAGAAGTTGCCCGCCTTCAGAAAGAGTGGGATAAATTAAATAAAGAAGTTGAAAGAGTCCAGAAGAAACTTTCAAATGAAGGCTTTATTAAAAAGGCGCCTGAAAAGGTAATTGAAGAAGAGAAAGCAAAAGAACAAGACTACAGCGAGAAGAGAGCAGCTGTAGAAGCTCGCATTAAAGAGCTAAAAGGAGAATAA
- a CDS encoding folylpolyglutamate synthase/dihydrofolate synthase family protein, with protein MFATYEEALGWIHSRLRLGMKPGLQRMEWMMEKLGHPERRIKSVHIGGTNGKGSTVTFLRSILQEAGYSVGTFTSPYFEKFNERISLNGIPIKDEDLVRLANDIYPLAIELEQTELGGPTEFEIITAMAFQYFGHVQPVDLVLFEVGLGGRYDSTNIIYPVLSIITSIGLDHTAILGNTYGEIAFEKAGIIKPGISVITAVKQEEALAVIQDKALSMKSPVYQLGNEFAISDHKSLDLGEFFSLKTVFQNFSDLETGMSGKHQTENASLAVMAAELLNKFYSFLIEVNHIRAGLKKAFWPGRFEILSEDPLVVIDGAHNEEGITALTAELNNRFGDKSKNIVFAALADKKLDKMISKLDSAADRITFTEFEFPRVASAEDLYNLSKNSRRQFHTDWKELLEAELREAGKNSVLVITGSLYFLSEVKPIFLNLLEKNK; from the coding sequence ATGTTTGCTACTTATGAGGAAGCACTGGGATGGATTCATTCAAGGCTAAGACTGGGGATGAAGCCGGGTCTGCAAAGGATGGAATGGATGATGGAAAAACTTGGCCATCCCGAGAGAAGAATTAAGTCCGTCCATATTGGCGGAACGAATGGAAAAGGCTCAACAGTTACGTTTTTAAGATCCATTCTTCAAGAGGCAGGTTATTCTGTCGGAACTTTTACATCGCCATATTTTGAGAAATTTAATGAACGGATTTCTCTTAACGGAATACCAATTAAGGATGAAGATCTTGTTCGCCTTGCTAATGATATATATCCGCTGGCGATTGAATTGGAACAGACGGAACTTGGCGGTCCAACCGAGTTTGAAATCATTACCGCTATGGCTTTCCAATATTTTGGCCATGTACAGCCAGTGGATCTCGTTTTGTTTGAAGTGGGACTTGGCGGAAGGTATGACTCTACTAACATCATCTATCCTGTATTATCAATCATTACAAGCATCGGACTCGACCATACAGCCATCCTTGGGAATACATACGGGGAAATCGCTTTTGAAAAAGCGGGAATAATTAAACCTGGAATCAGTGTTATTACAGCTGTTAAACAAGAAGAAGCGCTCGCTGTTATTCAAGATAAAGCTTTAAGCATGAAGTCCCCTGTTTATCAGCTGGGGAATGAGTTTGCTATTTCTGATCATAAATCCCTGGACCTGGGAGAATTCTTCTCCCTTAAGACAGTCTTTCAGAACTTCTCTGATCTTGAGACAGGAATGAGCGGAAAACATCAGACTGAAAATGCTTCCCTTGCTGTAATGGCAGCAGAGCTTTTAAATAAATTTTATTCTTTCCTTATAGAAGTAAATCATATAAGAGCCGGATTGAAAAAAGCTTTCTGGCCCGGCCGATTTGAAATTCTATCTGAAGACCCGCTGGTGGTAATAGATGGAGCGCATAATGAAGAAGGGATAACTGCCTTAACTGCTGAGCTGAACAACCGTTTTGGAGATAAAAGCAAAAATATTGTATTCGCTGCGCTTGCTGATAAAAAGCTTGATAAAATGATCAGTAAGCTTGATTCTGCTGCAGATCGCATCACCTTTACCGAATTTGAGTTTCCGAGAGTAGCATCAGCTGAAGATTTATATAATCTCAGTAAAAATAGCAGGAGACAGTTTCATACGGACTGGAAAGAGCTATTGGAGGCTGAACTGCGTGAAGCAGGAAAAAACAGCGTGCTGGTTATTACTGGATCACTTTACTTCCTCTCAGAAGTGAAGCCTATTTTTTTGAATCTTTTGGAAAAAAATAAATGA
- a CDS encoding sensor domain-containing diguanylate cyclase: MLTYHFYPPDFSGQGLSLFAFFILMFFVSSMPMVINNTPIFLIQWVTMAVFLTFGLLAEMIMVQLGILVLLLRLKIQKDQLFRLPLNSLLFFALSLLSGLAYFAMGGKIGVDLIANPQYFWVAATYPVIHFTLNQVWISVIQAALYGRKISFLEKDLIWETITSLITFPIGLILYILYAEVGILALLFVGVPFVSLSIILHLYYSSEKVIDYLQKAADIGHQMAERLDVDEVMELFILKFSEMMPVDYAYILDIKDNNELHTIYRIERGQIKPNDLKPAKKSEGISGLVLGTRKSALFHLRKKWKSIAKEFLPADAESIICVPIVRSDEVLGILLLSSAKKRAYEKSQLMIVDILCSHFAIAIENAKHYEETKAQSERCALTKLFNYRYMEAKLNEEFSRMQNGERKLLSLIILDIDHFKKVNDTYGHQSGNEILCELADRLTNLIDTAGIAARYGGEEFVVLMPETGKADAIGWAELIRQTIANRPFILKQNIDGRSSSTKVYITASIGVAAAPEDADDSLALIRHADRALYLGAKRAGRNKVAEYVK; encoded by the coding sequence ATGCTAACCTATCATTTTTACCCTCCCGATTTTTCAGGACAGGGACTCAGTTTGTTTGCCTTTTTCATATTGATGTTTTTCGTTTCTTCCATGCCGATGGTAATCAATAATACACCAATCTTTTTAATTCAATGGGTTACGATGGCAGTGTTTTTAACCTTTGGGCTCCTTGCTGAAATGATAATGGTACAATTGGGGATCCTGGTACTTCTTTTAAGGCTGAAAATACAAAAGGATCAGCTGTTTCGCCTGCCGCTTAACTCACTTTTGTTCTTTGCATTATCTTTATTGAGCGGGCTCGCTTACTTTGCAATGGGAGGCAAAATAGGCGTAGATCTAATAGCCAATCCCCAATATTTCTGGGTCGCTGCAACATACCCGGTAATCCATTTTACTCTAAATCAGGTATGGATCAGCGTAATTCAGGCTGCATTGTATGGCAGGAAAATATCTTTTCTGGAAAAAGACCTTATATGGGAAACTATTACCTCTCTGATAACATTCCCGATCGGCCTTATCCTTTACATATTATATGCTGAAGTGGGAATTCTTGCACTGCTGTTTGTAGGGGTGCCATTTGTAAGTCTTTCAATCATTCTTCATCTTTATTACTCAAGTGAAAAGGTTATTGATTACCTTCAAAAAGCCGCAGATATAGGACATCAAATGGCAGAGCGCCTTGATGTGGATGAGGTTATGGAGCTTTTTATTTTGAAATTTAGCGAAATGATGCCTGTTGACTATGCCTATATTCTGGATATTAAGGATAATAATGAACTTCACACGATTTACCGAATTGAGCGTGGCCAAATAAAGCCGAATGACCTTAAGCCTGCCAAAAAAAGTGAGGGAATCAGCGGATTGGTTTTGGGCACCCGAAAATCTGCCCTTTTCCATTTGAGGAAGAAATGGAAAAGCATTGCTAAGGAATTCTTGCCTGCAGATGCCGAAAGCATTATTTGTGTTCCGATAGTCCGAAGTGATGAAGTATTGGGGATTCTGCTGCTTTCTTCAGCAAAAAAGAGGGCATATGAAAAGTCACAGCTCATGATTGTCGATATTTTATGTTCGCATTTTGCGATAGCAATTGAGAATGCAAAGCATTATGAGGAAACAAAAGCCCAAAGCGAGCGCTGTGCGTTAACGAAACTATTCAATTATAGATATATGGAAGCTAAATTAAATGAAGAATTCAGCAGAATGCAAAATGGTGAAAGAAAACTCCTCTCACTCATCATACTTGACATCGATCATTTTAAAAAAGTGAACGATACTTATGGGCACCAAAGCGGAAATGAAATTCTCTGTGAACTGGCTGATCGGCTGACAAATTTAATAGATACGGCAGGAATTGCTGCACGATATGGCGGCGAGGAATTTGTTGTCTTAATGCCTGAAACCGGGAAAGCCGATGCGATAGGCTGGGCAGAGCTTATCAGGCAGACCATTGCCAACCGTCCATTCATACTCAAACAGAACATTGATGGAAGAAGCAGCAGCACAAAAGTTTATATAACTGCCTCCATTGGGGTAGCTGCTGCACCTGAAGATGCTGATGATTCACTGGCCCTTATACGCCATGCTGACCGAGCTTTATATCTTGGGGCTAAGCGTGCAGGGAGGAATAAGGTTGCGGAATATGTGAAGTAA